The following is a genomic window from Sulfitobacter pontiacus.
TCTGGTTGATTGGGGCGTGGAAACGGCCCAATCAACGGGATATGAAAGCCATCCTTCATTCATGTTTCGCAGCGGCGCTGATCGCCGTTTTCACGCAACCCGCTGCGGCGGTCGAACCGCGTCTGACGGGCGAGATCCGGGTGATCGACGGGGATACGATCGCATTGGGTGAGACGCGGATCCGGCTTTTCGGCATCGATGCGGTCGAAGGGGATCAGCCCTGCCGTGCCTCGGATGGGCGCGTGTTGAACTGCGGCGCTTGGGTGACGGCGCAGGTGCGCGCCACATACGACGGCCAGCGGGCCGACTGCCAGCGGGTGGATACCGACCGCTATGGCCGGATTGTCGCGCGTTGTGCCGCCTTGGGGCAGGATATGGGGCAAGCCTTGGTCGCGGCGGGGCTGGCCTTTTCCTACGCGCGCTACAGCCGCGCCTATGTCGCGCGTGAAGCGGCGGCCAAACGGGCGGGACGCGGGGTACATGCCTATGAAACGCAGCGCCCCGATGCCTATCGCAAAGCCTCTAAAGCAGCGCCAAAGCCCGTCGCCTCGACAGGGCCGGGCGGCTGTGTGATCAAGGGGAATGTCAGCAGCAAGGGCACGCGGATCTTTCACGTGCCCGGACAGCACGACTATGACCGGACCGTGATCCGCACCGACAAGGGCGAACGCTGGTTCTGCAGCGCGGCGCAGGCGCGTGCCGCCGGATGGCGGGCGGCCAAGCGGTAAGCGGTCAATCCACCTGATAGGGCAACACGTCGCGCAGGTTCGGGTCCACCACCAACTGGCGTTCCAACGGCGGCACAGACCGCTGGTGGCAATGTTTACGTTCGCAAATACGGCAAGATATGCCGATAGGCTCAAAGGCCGAGGCGCGGGTGGTGTCCATCCCGTCGGCATAGACCAGCGCGGGCGCATGGCGCACCTCGCACCCCAGCGAAATCGCATAGCGCCGCACCGGCGCGCCAAACCGCCCCGCCGGCTTCGAGATGTCCCGCGCCAGCGAGATATAGCGTACCCCGTCCGGCGTTTCGGCCAGCTGACGCAGGAAGCGGCCCGGCGTTTCAAAGGCGCTGTGCACGTTCCACAGGGGGCAGGCCCCGCCAAACCGCGCGAATTGCAAACGGGTGGCCGAATGGCGTTTGGTGATCGTGCCCGCCTGATCCACACGGACAAAGAAGAACGGAATCCCCTTTGACCCCGGGCGTTGCAGCGTCGACAGCCGGTGCGCGACCTGTTCGATCGACGCCCCGAAATCAGAGGCCAGCACCTCGAGGTCGTGGCGGCAGCTTTGGGCGCGCTCCAGAAACCGGGTGTAGGGCATCAGCGCGGCCCCGGCAAAG
Proteins encoded in this region:
- a CDS encoding thermonuclease family protein, which codes for MKAILHSCFAAALIAVFTQPAAAVEPRLTGEIRVIDGDTIALGETRIRLFGIDAVEGDQPCRASDGRVLNCGAWVTAQVRATYDGQRADCQRVDTDRYGRIVARCAALGQDMGQALVAAGLAFSYARYSRAYVAREAAAKRAGRGVHAYETQRPDAYRKASKAAPKPVASTGPGGCVIKGNVSSKGTRIFHVPGQHDYDRTVIRTDKGERWFCSAAQARAAGWRAAKR